One genomic window of bacterium includes the following:
- a CDS encoding NAD(P)/FAD-dependent oxidoreductase, whose translation MKHFQMNRHIIVIGAGMGGLTAALRLRSAGYDVTILEARNSAGGLASGHQKGGLTFDSGPYILLDYPGLNWIFEKLGLDLSALNLKAVDPVYQVNFLNGVSLEFYRSVEKTADQFEKMWPGAGARYSFFVQRMTKLHDVFRPNLYKSHPDIFSALKTGAWKYTPFLFRSLSAVLKQSDLPQAVCNSISIWTHVAGQKVHTAPSPMAFVPALIHKYGAYFPENGIRSIPEFLEKAVLNAGARIQFQKQVKKIITENRRVKGIKIEDEFLPCDAVISNTNGLATYLNLLDETVPQILNRLRKLPLQSPGVCLYLSVDQKERTPYLRFLLPGNSELCRLFVNGPGKTARLIAPLLYKDAKAMSEHDFQKFIKKLLSETWWQSDGLTWKLLDVRTPERWGSDFFLYENSMNPVMTASSFRSGRLEHKSPWVDGLYLAGSSTNPGQWVSFCGISGILAADLVKQHLH comes from the coding sequence TTGAAACATTTTCAGATGAATCGTCATATCATCGTTATCGGCGCAGGTATGGGGGGACTCACTGCTGCTCTTCGGCTGCGTTCCGCGGGATACGATGTCACCATCCTGGAAGCACGGAATTCTGCTGGAGGACTCGCCTCCGGTCATCAAAAGGGCGGTCTCACATTCGATTCCGGCCCTTATATTCTGCTCGATTATCCCGGTCTGAATTGGATATTTGAAAAGCTCGGGCTTGACCTTTCCGCTCTGAACTTAAAAGCTGTTGACCCCGTTTATCAGGTCAACTTTCTGAATGGTGTGTCTCTGGAATTTTACCGGTCGGTTGAAAAAACTGCGGATCAATTTGAAAAGATGTGGCCGGGCGCAGGAGCAAGATACAGCTTCTTTGTTCAGCGGATGACGAAGCTACACGATGTCTTTAGACCAAATCTTTATAAGAGTCATCCGGATATTTTTAGCGCTTTAAAAACCGGCGCATGGAAATACACACCATTCTTGTTCCGTTCTCTCAGTGCTGTTTTAAAGCAGAGCGATCTCCCGCAAGCTGTTTGTAATTCCATTTCCATCTGGACTCATGTCGCAGGACAAAAAGTTCACACGGCGCCCTCTCCCATGGCATTCGTTCCTGCCTTGATTCACAAGTACGGAGCCTACTTTCCGGAAAACGGAATCCGGTCGATTCCGGAGTTTCTGGAAAAAGCAGTTTTGAATGCCGGCGCAAGAATCCAATTCCAAAAACAGGTAAAGAAAATCATTACGGAGAATCGCCGTGTGAAGGGGATCAAAATTGAAGACGAATTCCTGCCGTGCGATGCGGTCATCTCCAATACAAATGGACTCGCAACGTATTTGAATCTGCTGGACGAAACAGTTCCACAGATACTGAATCGACTGCGCAAACTCCCGCTTCAATCGCCTGGAGTCTGTCTCTATCTTTCTGTGGATCAAAAAGAGAGAACACCGTATCTGCGATTTCTGTTGCCTGGAAATTCAGAGCTTTGCCGTTTGTTTGTGAATGGCCCTGGAAAAACGGCGCGCCTGATAGCACCGCTACTATATAAGGATGCAAAAGCGATGAGTGAGCACGATTTTCAAAAGTTCATAAAGAAGCTGCTATCCGAAACATGGTGGCAATCGGACGGTTTGACCTGGAAATTGCTGGATGTGCGAACACCGGAAAGGTGGGGCTCCGATTTTTTTCTGTATGAGAACAGCATGAATCCTGTGATGACCGCTTCTTCCTTCCGCTCCGGCAGACTTGAGCACAAAAGTCCATGGGTGGATGGACTCTATCTTGCGGGCAGTTCCACGAATCCGGGACAGTGGGTCAGTTTTTGCGGAATCTCAGGAATTCTGGCAGCCGATCTTGTAAAACAACATCTTCACTGA
- a CDS encoding DUF362 domain-containing protein produces MGDLFNEFQDQLRELSRRYRDTPQRELAYLFLLALEREEIVSVGYRESLIAERLRRMPLSDEVRELIRHSLLWAWKDEEMHAIYIRGAILKFGTVPMKSKAMVTQAAGAIGGWSSSVCQHARWSDAPFSRFAASLFTLAGRATGKVPRRVANQLDYGPFRNFCLFNVDAEKTAWLCWHRMAELTENSPFFPKELHSDFLRIEADETRHEKIFQVLADALDEEDRLTPAETCDSLAERLSAAGEFFLPRSRRTAFIKNNPLGSGGTVFVSRGKTAADKVPKFYDFLEYCKIFESVQQRAGQIGKSIDQFRVAVKPTFMLGYAKKDLSPLTDPDLLHELAAFLKSKGCAEVSVIESPNIYDKFYANRSVAEVAEYFSLYSRHYNLVDVSRDHTSHDYIRGLGQTVVSRTWKEADFRISFGKMRSHPIELALLTVGNLEGIGSRCEEFIFVERQAHRETAVMTLISDFPPHFALLDAYLNVPDGILGVMGCPQPKNVLRFYGGADALAVDIVAARHLGIKDPHQSSILRAACHWFGDSQKIEVVGCDEPIRNWRSPYHNELSTLLCFMAFPVYVIGSGRGSLFVPEMDPSAFPPLQKEHIPLKLARKTLQAFLGLRLS; encoded by the coding sequence ATGGGCGACCTGTTTAACGAGTTTCAAGATCAGCTCCGCGAGCTATCGCGCAGATACAGAGACACTCCGCAAAGGGAGCTCGCCTATTTATTCTTGCTCGCTCTGGAACGCGAAGAGATCGTTTCCGTGGGATACCGTGAATCTTTGATCGCTGAGCGGTTGCGCCGAATGCCTCTGAGTGACGAAGTGCGGGAGCTGATCAGGCATTCCCTACTCTGGGCCTGGAAAGATGAAGAGATGCACGCGATCTACATTCGTGGAGCCATACTCAAATTCGGAACCGTTCCCATGAAAAGCAAAGCGATGGTCACACAGGCTGCCGGAGCAATCGGAGGCTGGTCCTCTTCCGTTTGCCAGCATGCGCGCTGGTCCGATGCGCCCTTTTCCCGATTCGCAGCAAGTCTGTTTACACTGGCAGGAAGAGCCACGGGCAAAGTGCCCAGGCGCGTTGCAAATCAGCTTGACTACGGTCCGTTCCGCAACTTTTGCTTATTCAACGTGGATGCTGAAAAAACGGCATGGCTTTGCTGGCATCGTATGGCAGAGCTCACGGAGAATAGTCCGTTCTTTCCGAAAGAATTGCATTCTGACTTCCTGAGGATTGAAGCTGATGAGACACGGCATGAAAAAATTTTCCAGGTTCTTGCCGATGCTCTCGATGAGGAAGACAGATTAACGCCTGCCGAAACGTGCGATTCACTCGCGGAAAGATTATCAGCAGCGGGTGAATTCTTCCTTCCGCGCAGCCGGCGCACCGCATTTATTAAAAACAATCCACTCGGAAGCGGCGGGACTGTCTTTGTTTCCCGGGGAAAAACTGCGGCCGACAAGGTTCCGAAATTTTACGATTTTCTGGAATACTGCAAGATCTTTGAATCCGTCCAGCAACGCGCCGGTCAAATAGGTAAAAGCATCGATCAGTTTCGGGTGGCGGTTAAACCCACTTTCATGTTGGGTTACGCGAAGAAAGATCTCTCTCCGCTTACCGATCCGGACCTTCTTCATGAACTTGCGGCATTCTTGAAGAGCAAGGGATGCGCAGAAGTTAGTGTCATTGAATCACCAAACATTTACGACAAATTCTACGCGAACCGGTCCGTTGCAGAAGTGGCAGAATATTTTTCGCTCTACTCCAGGCACTACAACCTTGTGGATGTAAGCCGTGATCACACTTCGCATGATTACATCAGGGGCCTCGGGCAAACCGTTGTATCCCGCACCTGGAAAGAGGCAGACTTCCGCATCTCGTTCGGTAAAATGCGAAGCCATCCCATTGAGCTCGCTCTCCTGACGGTGGGAAATCTTGAAGGGATCGGAAGCAGGTGCGAAGAATTCATTTTTGTCGAACGTCAGGCGCATCGGGAAACTGCTGTGATGACGCTCATCAGCGATTTTCCTCCACACTTTGCGTTGCTCGATGCTTATTTGAATGTACCGGATGGAATTCTTGGCGTGATGGGATGCCCGCAGCCAAAGAATGTGTTGCGGTTCTATGGCGGCGCCGATGCTCTGGCGGTCGATATTGTCGCGGCAAGACATCTGGGCATCAAGGATCCTCATCAGTCGAGTATTCTGAGGGCTGCCTGCCACTGGTTCGGTGATTCGCAGAAAATCGAAGTGGTCGGGTGCGATGAACCAATTCGCAACTGGCGATCTCCCTATCACAATGAGCTTTCCACGCTGCTTTGCTTTATGGCATTTCCCGTTTACGTGATAGGCAGTGGCCGCGGTTCACTCTTCGTTCCAGAAATGGACCCTTCGGCATTCCCGCCCTTGCAAAAGGAACATATTCCATTAAAACTCGCACGAAAAACTCTGCAGGCCTTCTTAGGTTTGCGCCTGAGCTAA